Proteins encoded within one genomic window of Cellulomonas xiejunii:
- a CDS encoding ATP-binding protein: MSELPVSFDPLEFRPTGPNEMSAHARNIVKNVLDSYTGRFDVLAEAVQNAMDAIEARWGAGVDNAAGRRDGEYPTIRIEIDASARNEITVTDNGVGIAGDKLQEVFTPHLSPKLLYGRPTRGHKGVGTTFLIYGHPAFEVRTKTTSGEVHAYRIQGGSEWVQGETILPAPKFERVEDAGRRLENFGSGTSITVKVDESTRFGRVRNAQYNKLETWELVLRTFTAIGIVNVGIADHRRPEWVRELRVELELLGVSGGGTCTVVPKFHFPHSDAATSVSLSELWSGSVSDSNRYEMLYLELGPDALEQQLKAQIEELENSDSAEDQETLQTLRKYETSVYASWAYKNTLYEDLYRGALEEPSAKRFQYMNVRGGLMVASVGMPIGETTDHPYATMKPEYRRRLFMIASFNGKYSPDLGRKTIPAQDRAFLEWLERQIQNLFLRYIGRLVRSNDEAPHHAGGFAQAKEELASEGDRVRKRTEKLQAMSEPLGFAYEPRYEAELVGIFYALLASGDLRGYRLLAVPGSTTRLDGYFDFEASQFAKPTPDDLAPLGIAESKATGGAFQRRGKWLEFKVRLDDLIDDFEAEDATGSKKYFDLVDLVVAWEVPAGESIGDYDLVELKEGNWNERDYYGATHLLRKSGGNHVVQVLALQDFIRRMQSVAPATA, translated from the coding sequence ATGTCTGAGCTTCCGGTCAGTTTCGACCCCTTAGAGTTCCGGCCAACTGGGCCGAATGAGATGTCGGCACACGCCCGGAACATCGTCAAGAACGTTCTGGACAGCTACACGGGACGATTCGACGTCTTGGCGGAAGCGGTTCAGAACGCGATGGACGCGATCGAGGCACGTTGGGGTGCAGGCGTAGATAACGCGGCCGGGCGTCGTGATGGGGAATACCCGACGATCCGCATTGAGATCGACGCGTCCGCAAGGAACGAGATAACGGTCACCGATAATGGCGTCGGTATAGCCGGTGACAAGCTGCAGGAGGTTTTTACGCCTCACCTTAGCCCGAAGCTGCTCTATGGAAGGCCGACCCGAGGACACAAGGGTGTTGGAACTACATTTCTAATCTACGGGCATCCGGCCTTCGAGGTGCGGACGAAGACGACTTCTGGCGAGGTGCACGCCTATCGAATCCAGGGCGGGTCCGAATGGGTGCAGGGCGAGACTATTCTGCCTGCACCAAAGTTCGAAAGGGTCGAGGACGCAGGGCGGCGGCTCGAAAACTTCGGCTCCGGGACAAGCATTACGGTTAAGGTCGACGAGAGCACGCGCTTTGGTCGAGTGCGCAACGCTCAATACAACAAGCTCGAGACGTGGGAGCTTGTTCTTCGAACATTCACCGCTATCGGCATTGTGAACGTCGGCATTGCTGACCATCGGCGCCCGGAGTGGGTTCGAGAGCTGCGTGTCGAACTTGAGCTTTTGGGTGTCTCTGGTGGCGGGACATGCACTGTCGTCCCGAAGTTTCATTTCCCTCACTCGGATGCTGCCACGAGCGTGAGCCTATCGGAGTTGTGGTCCGGTTCGGTGAGCGACAGTAATCGCTACGAAATGCTCTACCTCGAGCTTGGGCCTGACGCCCTCGAGCAGCAACTAAAAGCACAGATTGAAGAACTCGAAAACAGTGACTCGGCGGAGGATCAGGAAACCCTCCAGACCCTAAGAAAGTACGAGACCTCGGTTTATGCCAGCTGGGCATACAAGAACACGCTCTATGAGGACCTTTATCGGGGCGCACTCGAAGAGCCATCGGCGAAGCGTTTCCAGTACATGAACGTGCGCGGGGGGCTAATGGTGGCCTCCGTGGGAATGCCGATCGGCGAGACGACGGACCATCCTTACGCGACTATGAAGCCTGAGTATCGCAGGCGCCTCTTCATGATCGCGTCCTTCAATGGGAAGTATTCGCCGGACTTGGGCCGGAAGACCATCCCCGCTCAGGATCGCGCCTTCCTGGAGTGGCTCGAGCGCCAGATCCAGAACCTGTTCCTTCGCTATATTGGCAGGCTGGTCCGGTCCAACGACGAGGCGCCCCATCATGCCGGTGGATTCGCTCAAGCGAAAGAGGAGCTCGCGAGCGAAGGCGACAGGGTTCGCAAGCGTACTGAGAAGCTGCAGGCCATGTCCGAGCCACTCGGTTTTGCATACGAGCCGCGATACGAAGCCGAGTTGGTGGGGATCTTCTACGCGCTGCTTGCGTCGGGAGATCTCCGGGGCTACCGACTTCTCGCCGTGCCGGGTAGCACAACGCGCCTCGACGGCTACTTTGATTTCGAGGCATCACAGTTCGCCAAGCCCACTCCGGATGACCTGGCTCCGCTCGGAATCGCCGAGAGCAAGGCGACCGGTGGCGCGTTCCAGCGCCGGGGTAAGTGGCTGGAGTTCAAGGTGCGCCTGGACGACCTTATCGATGACTTCGAGGCTGAAGACGCCACAGGGAGTAAGAAATACTTCGATCTAGTCGACCTGGTTGTGGCCTGGGAAGTGCCTGCCGGAGAGTCCATCGGCGACTATGACTTGGTCGAGTTGAAGGAGGGCAACTGGAACGAGCGCGATTATTACGGCGCGACGCACCTCCTCAGGAAGAGCGGTGGGAACCACGTCGTCCAGGTTCTGGCCCTTCAAGACTTCATTCGTCGCATGCAGTCGGTGGCGCCAGCGACCGCGTAG
- a CDS encoding recombinase family protein — protein MRILGVLRLSRTDAASTSIERQREAVERWAALTGHEITAWAIDEDVSGDVAPWARPDLGQYLPRTLANRDASPAEKRAALAACRAGEWDALVTWNLDRLSRRAADLLAVIDWARAEGRPVFDTQGTEYTGPAGAITVAVLGGLAQGERERMVARARSSFDKLSREGRWRGGTPPFGYRVATGEDGHKRLAVDPDAAALVRALADRIRGGESANGICADLNRHGVPTPSGRGEWRTGNLMRVMTSDRMLGQMVREETQPDGGRREYVVRGADGLPVQRAEAILTRSELDEIRAILSENRKGSGRQPGARLDRALLLRVLWCWECATEGRDEPMYRVNGGRGQKYYRCGSRARQGSQLCTNGVLPCADVDDVVTRAILGDWGHKPVTRRVWVQGNDVAARVAEITEALAQMREDRAAGMYSTTAGLAEFRATYSELERRREELMAQERIPSGWREEETGETLADRWQAAGDDAARNAILRASGVRFYVERGTGKRGQDVASRLRVAFRLPGEVDADQSAEPMPLPSSASALADWASHLFGEHLTGPDAVPVVSSDVV, from the coding sequence ATGCGAATCCTTGGGGTCCTCCGACTCAGCCGCACTGACGCCGCGTCAACGTCGATAGAGCGCCAGCGCGAGGCCGTCGAGCGGTGGGCAGCGCTCACAGGGCACGAGATCACCGCCTGGGCCATCGACGAGGATGTCTCAGGCGACGTCGCCCCGTGGGCGCGTCCGGACCTGGGCCAGTACCTCCCCCGCACTCTCGCCAACCGAGACGCGTCACCCGCCGAGAAGCGGGCTGCGCTCGCGGCTTGCCGCGCCGGAGAGTGGGACGCCTTGGTCACGTGGAACCTCGACCGGCTGAGTCGCCGGGCGGCGGACCTACTTGCAGTGATCGACTGGGCCCGCGCAGAGGGGCGCCCGGTGTTCGACACCCAGGGAACGGAGTACACAGGTCCGGCGGGTGCCATCACGGTTGCCGTGCTGGGTGGACTGGCGCAGGGCGAGCGCGAGCGCATGGTGGCGCGGGCCCGCTCCTCCTTCGACAAGCTCTCGCGTGAAGGGCGCTGGCGGGGCGGCACGCCCCCGTTCGGCTACCGCGTGGCCACCGGCGAGGACGGGCATAAGCGCTTGGCCGTAGACCCGGACGCTGCGGCGCTCGTGCGGGCGCTGGCAGATCGCATCCGTGGGGGCGAGAGCGCTAACGGCATCTGCGCGGATCTGAACCGGCACGGCGTGCCGACGCCTTCGGGCCGTGGCGAGTGGCGGACCGGCAACCTGATGCGGGTGATGACGTCCGATCGGATGCTGGGCCAGATGGTGCGCGAGGAGACGCAGCCCGACGGCGGTCGCCGTGAGTACGTAGTGCGCGGCGCCGACGGCCTGCCCGTGCAGCGTGCAGAGGCGATCCTGACGCGCTCGGAGCTTGACGAGATTCGGGCCATCCTGAGCGAGAACCGCAAGGGCTCCGGCCGTCAGCCGGGGGCGCGTCTCGACCGCGCGCTACTCCTGCGCGTGCTCTGGTGCTGGGAGTGTGCGACCGAGGGGCGCGACGAACCGATGTACCGAGTCAACGGCGGGAGGGGGCAGAAGTATTACCGCTGTGGATCCCGAGCCCGCCAGGGCTCCCAGTTGTGCACCAACGGCGTCCTTCCGTGTGCCGACGTTGACGACGTCGTCACTCGCGCGATCCTGGGCGACTGGGGGCACAAGCCGGTGACTCGGCGCGTCTGGGTCCAGGGCAACGACGTCGCGGCTCGTGTCGCCGAGATCACGGAGGCGCTGGCGCAGATGCGCGAGGACCGCGCAGCTGGCATGTACTCGACCACCGCCGGACTCGCGGAGTTCCGCGCGACCTATTCCGAGCTGGAGCGCCGCCGCGAGGAGCTGATGGCGCAGGAGCGGATCCCGTCAGGGTGGCGGGAGGAGGAGACCGGCGAGACCCTCGCTGACCGTTGGCAGGCTGCGGGCGACGACGCCGCCCGAAACGCGATCCTGCGAGCGTCCGGTGTGCGCTTCTACGTCGAGCGAGGGACGGGCAAGCGGGGACAGGACGTCGCATCGCGACTGCGCGTCGCCTTCCGCCTGCCCGGCGAGGTCGACGCGGACCAGAGCGCCGAGCCCATGCCGCTCCCGTCCTCAGCTAGTGCCCTCGCAGATTGGGCCTCGCACCTGTTCGGTGAACATCTGACCGGGCCCGACGCCGTCCCCGTAGTGTCCTCCGACGTGGTGTGA
- the dprA gene encoding DNA-processing protein DprA → MSGTSASEGPRDHAGSDSDRRARAVWSALAEPGDAVAGALVQTCGAAAALAWVTSAADTDRPDWSGLERSAGELDESLRRRVDVGVRRWAARWRSLDPERDRAAAQRSGARLVVPGDPAWPGGLDDLGALAPFALWVRGAPPTASRSVALVGARASTSYGERVTVDLAVELARRGWVVVSGGAYGIDAAAHRGALTGGGATHVVLAGGVDRAYPVGNAALLEEVVRAGGSLISEVPPGSTPTRGRFLQRNRLIAAVSHATVVVEAAWRSGAASTAHHAARLLRPVGAVPGPVTSAASAGCHRLLRDGVAVCVTDADEVVELAGNVGADLTPVPTGTDVRPTDGLDPVARRVHDGLSRRTARDAEQIAARAGTTPAQARAMLGLLELDGLARRVASGWVVSDAQE, encoded by the coding sequence ATGAGCGGGACGTCCGCGTCCGAGGGGCCCCGTGACCACGCCGGGTCCGACAGCGACCGCCGCGCGCGGGCGGTCTGGAGCGCGTTGGCCGAACCCGGCGACGCCGTCGCCGGGGCGCTGGTCCAGACGTGCGGTGCCGCGGCTGCCCTGGCATGGGTCACGAGCGCCGCGGACACCGACCGGCCGGACTGGTCGGGGCTCGAGCGATCGGCCGGTGAGCTGGACGAGTCGCTGCGGCGACGTGTCGACGTCGGCGTCCGCAGGTGGGCGGCACGGTGGCGGTCGCTGGACCCCGAGCGCGACCGTGCTGCCGCGCAGCGGTCCGGGGCACGTCTCGTGGTCCCCGGCGATCCCGCCTGGCCGGGCGGCCTGGACGACCTGGGGGCGCTCGCACCGTTCGCGCTGTGGGTGCGCGGCGCCCCGCCGACCGCGTCCCGGTCCGTGGCGCTCGTGGGGGCGCGGGCCAGCACGAGCTACGGGGAGCGGGTGACGGTCGACCTCGCCGTGGAGCTGGCGCGCCGCGGCTGGGTCGTCGTCTCCGGCGGCGCCTACGGCATCGACGCCGCAGCCCACCGCGGTGCGCTCACGGGTGGTGGTGCGACGCACGTCGTGCTGGCCGGGGGAGTCGACCGCGCGTACCCCGTCGGCAACGCCGCCCTGCTCGAGGAGGTGGTGCGCGCCGGCGGGAGCCTGATCAGTGAGGTGCCACCCGGGTCGACGCCCACCCGGGGCCGCTTCCTGCAACGGAACCGGCTCATCGCGGCGGTCTCCCACGCGACGGTGGTCGTCGAGGCGGCGTGGCGCTCGGGCGCGGCGAGCACGGCGCACCACGCGGCGCGGCTCCTGCGACCGGTCGGGGCAGTCCCCGGGCCTGTCACGTCCGCTGCCTCGGCGGGCTGCCATCGGCTCCTGCGCGACGGGGTGGCGGTGTGCGTCACGGACGCGGACGAGGTCGTCGAGCTCGCGGGGAACGTGGGTGCGGACCTCACGCCCGTGCCCACCGGCACCGACGTCCGTCCGACCGACGGGCTCGACCCGGTGGCGCGTCGAGTGCACGACGGCCTGTCGCGGCGTACGGCGCGTGACGCGGAGCAGATCGCCGCGCGCGCCGGGACGACGCCCGCGCAGGCCCGTGCGATGCTCGGGCTGCTCGAGCTCGACGGCCTCGCGCGAAGGGTCGCGTCCGGTTGGGTGGTGTCAGACGCGCAGGAGTAG
- a CDS encoding tyrosine recombinase XerC: MSEITPGTPHRALLCSDFVLHLRAQRGVSEHTVRAYVGDIEHLLEHAVRHGVTRVDEIDITVLRGWLAAMAKADLSRATLARRAAAARTFFTWATRTSRVAANPTSRLGTARAAGTLPTVLAVEPVARLLDAARERAADGDPVHVRDWAAVELLYATGVRVGELCGADVDDLDLDELTLRVVGKGDKERVVPFGRPASRAVRTWLNAGRPLLAGERSRGALFLGRRGGRIDQRQVRTVVHDLAALVGVDDVAPHALRHTAATHLLEGGSDLRTVQEILGHASLATTQRYTHVSAERLRSAFELAHPRA, from the coding sequence ATGTCCGAGATCACCCCAGGGACGCCCCACCGGGCGCTCCTGTGCAGCGACTTCGTCCTGCACCTGCGCGCGCAGCGCGGGGTTTCGGAGCACACGGTCCGTGCATATGTCGGCGACATCGAGCATCTTCTTGAGCACGCGGTGCGTCATGGCGTCACCCGTGTGGACGAGATCGACATCACAGTTCTTCGCGGCTGGCTGGCAGCGATGGCGAAAGCCGACCTCAGCCGCGCGACACTCGCGCGGCGCGCGGCTGCGGCCCGCACCTTCTTCACGTGGGCCACCCGCACGAGCCGCGTCGCCGCGAACCCGACGTCTCGCCTCGGCACCGCGCGCGCCGCGGGCACACTGCCCACCGTCCTGGCCGTCGAGCCCGTCGCCCGGCTGCTCGACGCGGCTCGGGAGCGTGCTGCGGACGGGGACCCGGTCCACGTGCGTGACTGGGCGGCCGTCGAGCTCCTGTACGCGACCGGCGTGCGGGTCGGTGAGCTGTGCGGCGCGGACGTCGACGACCTCGACCTCGACGAGCTCACCCTGCGCGTCGTCGGCAAGGGCGACAAGGAGCGTGTGGTGCCCTTCGGGCGTCCTGCGTCGCGCGCCGTCCGCACCTGGCTGAACGCGGGGCGACCGCTTCTCGCCGGAGAACGCTCGCGCGGCGCCCTGTTCCTCGGCCGGCGGGGCGGGCGCATCGACCAGCGGCAGGTCCGCACGGTGGTCCACGACCTCGCCGCGCTGGTCGGCGTGGACGACGTCGCACCCCACGCGCTGCGTCACACGGCGGCCACGCACCTGCTCGAGGGCGGCTCCGACCTGCGCACCGTGCAGGAGATCCTCGGCCACGCGAGCCTCGCGACCACGCAGCGCTACACCCACGTCTCGGCCGAGCGGCTCCGCTCCGCCTTCGAGCTCGCCCATCCGCGGGCGTGA
- a CDS encoding FliA/WhiG family RNA polymerase sigma factor: MPALHEVLGDRDTRTAVRGYGPGTAPTGVIPQQRTAPTELAAPALDAPALEVAEERSPVDMAWERFTTSHCTQAREQLILNYVPLVMAVAGRIGMRLPATVEHADLVSYGMFGLIDAIEKYRTDRAVKFESYASSRIRGAIIDELRAMDWVPRSVRTKARAVDRAYGELEATLHRAPTEVEVAERLELPVGELRAVYSQLASVNIAALDELLAGSDDRPGAATLADTLGDRRAQDPAGSVEAQETKYLLSRAIECLGERERLVVVLYYYESMTLAEIGRVLGVTESRISQIHTAAMGRLRTRLRDAEHA, translated from the coding sequence ATGCCGGCACTTCACGAGGTCCTCGGCGATCGTGACACGCGCACGGCGGTGCGCGGCTACGGTCCGGGGACCGCGCCGACCGGTGTCATCCCGCAGCAGCGGACGGCGCCCACCGAGCTCGCGGCTCCCGCGCTCGACGCTCCGGCCCTCGAGGTGGCCGAGGAGCGGTCGCCCGTCGACATGGCGTGGGAGCGCTTCACGACGAGCCACTGCACGCAGGCCCGTGAGCAGCTGATCCTCAACTACGTGCCTCTGGTCATGGCGGTCGCGGGGCGCATCGGCATGCGTCTGCCGGCGACGGTCGAGCACGCCGACCTGGTCTCCTACGGCATGTTCGGTCTCATCGACGCCATCGAGAAGTACCGCACGGACCGTGCCGTGAAGTTCGAGTCCTACGCGTCGTCCCGGATCCGGGGCGCCATCATCGACGAGCTGCGGGCGATGGACTGGGTCCCGCGGTCGGTACGGACCAAGGCCCGCGCCGTCGACCGCGCCTACGGCGAGCTCGAGGCGACCCTGCACCGTGCGCCGACCGAGGTGGAGGTCGCGGAGCGGCTCGAGCTGCCCGTCGGGGAGCTGCGAGCCGTCTACTCCCAGCTCGCCTCCGTGAACATCGCCGCCCTCGACGAGCTCCTCGCCGGCAGCGACGACCGCCCGGGCGCGGCCACGCTCGCGGACACCCTGGGTGACCGTCGCGCGCAGGATCCGGCGGGTTCGGTCGAGGCCCAGGAGACCAAGTACCTGCTGTCCCGCGCGATCGAGTGCCTGGGGGAGCGCGAGCGGCTCGTCGTCGTCCTGTACTACTACGAGAGCATGACGCTGGCGGAGATCGGCCGCGTCCTCGGCGTCACCGAGTCGCGGATCTCGCAGATCCACACGGCCGCCATGGGTCGGCTGCGCACGCGGCTGCGGGACGCCGAGCACGCCTGA
- a CDS encoding murein hydrolase activator EnvC family protein, giving the protein MHPSSRARPGTARRPTRPLVAWVVGLSLGIAMAWAAPGAAAPGPAPPADAGVYRLPLDGPGRVLRPFDPPPRPWLAGHRGVDLSAPADGQVRAPAAGVVSFAGLVAGRGVVSVLHDDGRRSSLEPVSATLPAGTRVVAGDPLGTVAGDAHGGVPGGPALHWGVREGDVYVDPWALLPGRGPVVLLPLP; this is encoded by the coding sequence GTGCACCCGTCCTCCCGCGCTCGTCCCGGCACCGCCCGGCGCCCCACCCGGCCGCTCGTCGCCTGGGTGGTCGGCCTCAGCCTGGGCATCGCCATGGCGTGGGCCGCGCCGGGGGCCGCGGCGCCCGGGCCGGCTCCTCCCGCCGACGCTGGCGTCTACCGCCTCCCGCTCGACGGGCCCGGCCGGGTGCTGCGTCCCTTCGACCCGCCCCCTCGACCGTGGCTCGCGGGTCATCGCGGGGTCGACCTGTCGGCGCCCGCGGACGGGCAGGTACGCGCGCCCGCGGCCGGGGTGGTGTCGTTCGCCGGCTTGGTCGCCGGCCGTGGCGTCGTGTCCGTGCTGCACGACGACGGGCGCCGCAGCAGTCTGGAACCCGTCAGCGCGACGCTTCCTGCCGGCACCCGCGTCGTCGCCGGCGACCCGCTCGGCACGGTGGCGGGAGACGCGCACGGTGGAGTCCCGGGCGGCCCCGCACTGCACTGGGGTGTCCGGGAGGGCGACGTCTACGTCGACCCGTGGGCGCTGCTTCCCGGTCGGGGACCCGTCGTCCTGCTGCCGCTGCCGTGA
- the rpsB gene encoding 30S ribosomal protein S2: MAVVTMRQLLESGVHFGHQTRRWNPKMKRFIFTERNGIYIVDLQQSLSYIDRAYEFVSQTVAHGGSILFVGTKKQAQEPVAEQAARVGMPYVNQRWLGGMLTNFTTVHKRLQRLKELEQVDFDDVAGSSLTKKELLVLRREKDKLTKTLGGIRDMAKVPSAVWIVDTNKEHLAVDEARKLGIPVVAILDTNCDPDVVDYPIPGNDDAIRAVQLLTRVIADAVADGTLKRHSGGAAGAQGADAAAEPLAEWERELLAGAEAGLQDPALAPAAVEAAAEQVGDVEAAPGTATPDEAAVAPGEDAAPAVEAAAAAEAREEAAAAQDAPAEEAPAEAVVEPATAQDAEQA; encoded by the coding sequence ATGGCCGTCGTGACCATGCGCCAGCTGCTCGAGAGCGGTGTCCACTTCGGGCACCAGACCCGCCGCTGGAACCCCAAGATGAAGCGCTTCATCTTCACCGAGCGCAACGGCATCTACATCGTCGACCTGCAGCAGTCGCTGTCCTACATCGACCGCGCGTACGAGTTCGTCTCGCAGACGGTCGCCCACGGCGGGTCGATCCTGTTCGTCGGCACGAAGAAGCAGGCGCAGGAGCCCGTCGCCGAGCAGGCCGCGCGCGTCGGCATGCCTTACGTGAACCAGCGCTGGCTGGGCGGCATGCTCACCAACTTCACCACGGTCCACAAGCGTCTGCAGCGCCTCAAGGAGCTGGAGCAGGTCGACTTCGACGACGTCGCGGGCTCGTCCCTGACGAAGAAGGAGCTCCTGGTCCTGCGTCGCGAGAAGGACAAGCTCACGAAGACGCTCGGCGGCATCCGTGACATGGCCAAGGTCCCCTCGGCCGTGTGGATCGTCGACACGAACAAGGAGCACCTCGCGGTCGACGAGGCGCGCAAGCTCGGCATCCCGGTCGTCGCGATCCTCGACACCAACTGCGACCCCGACGTCGTCGACTACCCGATCCCGGGCAACGACGACGCGATCCGTGCCGTCCAGCTGCTCACCCGCGTGATCGCGGACGCCGTCGCCGACGGCACGCTCAAGCGCCACTCCGGCGGTGCCGCGGGGGCGCAGGGCGCCGACGCCGCAGCCGAGCCGCTGGCCGAGTGGGAGCGCGAGCTGCTCGCCGGCGCCGAGGCCGGTCTGCAGGACCCGGCGCTCGCACCGGCAGCGGTCGAGGCCGCCGCCGAGCAGGTCGGTGACGTGGAGGCCGCCCCCGGCACCGCGACGCCGGACGAGGCAGCAGTCGCACCGGGCGAGGACGCTGCGCCGGCCGTCGAGGCCGCCGCCGCGGCCGAGGCCCGCGAGGAGGCCGCAGCCGCACAGGACGCCCCCGCCGAGGAGGCTCCCGCCGAGGCCGTCGTCGAGCCCGCCACGGCGCAGGACGCCGAGCAGGCCTGA
- the tsf gene encoding translation elongation factor Ts: MANYSLADIKALRERTGAGMLDVKKALEEAEGDADKALEIIRVKGLKGVGKREGRSASDGLVAAHVGPTADGEGQVGVLVEVNSETDFVAKNQTFISLADRVLAAAVASGAADADALLAAESDGTPVQTVVDETAATLGEKIVLRRVARLAGEHVEVYLHKVSKDLPPQVGVLVATDVAGAGVSRDIATHIAAFSPSYLTRDEVPADVVENERRIAEETARNEGKPEGALPKIVEGRLNGFFKEAVLLDQAFAKDNKKTVAQVLAEAGGTVTGFVRYRVGA, from the coding sequence ATGGCGAACTACTCGCTGGCAGACATCAAGGCGCTGCGGGAGCGGACCGGCGCCGGCATGCTGGACGTGAAGAAGGCGCTCGAGGAGGCGGAGGGCGACGCCGACAAGGCGCTCGAGATCATCCGCGTCAAGGGCCTCAAGGGCGTCGGCAAGCGTGAGGGCCGCTCGGCCTCCGACGGCCTCGTCGCGGCCCACGTCGGCCCGACCGCCGACGGCGAGGGCCAGGTCGGCGTGCTCGTCGAGGTCAACTCCGAGACGGACTTCGTCGCGAAGAACCAGACCTTCATCTCGCTGGCCGACCGCGTGCTCGCCGCAGCCGTCGCCAGCGGCGCCGCCGACGCCGACGCGCTGCTCGCCGCCGAGTCGGACGGCACGCCCGTCCAGACGGTGGTCGACGAGACGGCCGCGACGCTGGGCGAGAAGATCGTCCTGCGCCGTGTCGCCCGCCTCGCCGGCGAGCACGTCGAGGTCTACCTCCACAAGGTCAGCAAGGACCTGCCCCCGCAGGTGGGTGTCCTCGTCGCGACCGACGTCGCCGGTGCCGGGGTCTCGCGCGACATCGCGACGCACATCGCCGCGTTCTCGCCGTCGTACCTGACGCGCGACGAGGTGCCCGCGGACGTCGTCGAGAACGAGCGCCGCATCGCCGAGGAGACCGCCCGCAACGAGGGCAAGCCCGAGGGTGCGCTGCCGAAGATCGTCGAGGGCCGCCTCAACGGGTTCTTCAAGGAGGCGGTCCTGCTGGACCAGGCGTTCGCGAAGGACAACAAGAAGACGGTCGCCCAGGTCCTCGCCGAGGCCGGCGGGACCGTGACAGGCTTCGTGCGCTACCGCGTGGGAGCCTGA
- the pyrH gene encoding UMP kinase, whose translation MSEQPSSQESHRRTPDGARRVLLKLSGESFGGGAVGLAVPVVRRIAKEIAAAVNNGVQVAIVVGGGNFFRGVELQVSGMDRARADYMGMLGTVMNCLALQDFLEQAGVSTRVQTAIAMGQVAEPYIPLRAIRHLEKGRVVIFGAGAGMPYFSTDTVAVQRALETHCHEVLMGKNGVDGVYSADPRHDPDARKLDHLTYTEAIVGELGVMDTSAMSLCRDNDVPMRVFGLEETGNVTRALEGEKIGTLVTSS comes from the coding sequence GTGAGCGAGCAGCCGTCGTCGCAGGAGTCGCACCGGCGAACGCCGGACGGAGCACGCCGAGTCCTGCTCAAGCTCTCCGGTGAGAGCTTCGGTGGCGGAGCCGTCGGGCTGGCCGTCCCGGTGGTCCGTCGCATCGCGAAGGAGATCGCCGCCGCCGTGAACAACGGCGTCCAGGTCGCGATCGTCGTCGGGGGAGGCAACTTCTTCCGTGGCGTGGAGCTGCAGGTCAGCGGCATGGACCGCGCCCGCGCGGACTACATGGGGATGCTGGGCACGGTCATGAACTGCCTGGCGCTGCAGGACTTCCTGGAGCAGGCCGGCGTCAGTACGCGCGTGCAGACCGCCATCGCGATGGGGCAGGTCGCCGAGCCGTACATCCCCCTGCGGGCCATCCGGCACCTCGAGAAGGGTCGCGTCGTCATCTTCGGCGCCGGCGCAGGGATGCCCTACTTCTCGACCGACACGGTCGCCGTGCAGCGAGCCCTGGAGACCCACTGCCACGAGGTCCTCATGGGCAAGAACGGCGTGGACGGCGTCTACTCCGCAGACCCTCGCCACGACCCGGACGCGCGCAAGCTCGACCACCTGACGTACACCGAGGCGATCGTCGGGGAGCTCGGGGTCATGGACACGTCCGCGATGAGCCTGTGCCGCGACAACGACGTGCCGATGCGCGTCTTCGGTCTCGAGGAGACCGGCAACGTCACGCGTGCTCTCGAGGGTGAGAAGATCGGGACGCTCGTCACCTCGAGCTGA
- the frr gene encoding ribosome recycling factor yields MIDDTLLEAEEKMDKAVEVAKEDFAAIRTGRANAAMFAKVFVDYYGSPTPLQQLASFNVVEARTILVSPFDKSSTTAIEKALRDSDLGVNPTNDGNVVRVVLPALTAERRKDFVKLAKTKAEDARISVRSVRRRAKEELDRIAKDGEAGEDEVARAEKELESLTKKHVEVVDQLLASKESELLEV; encoded by the coding sequence GTGATCGACGACACACTTCTCGAGGCCGAGGAGAAGATGGACAAGGCTGTGGAGGTCGCCAAGGAGGACTTCGCGGCGATCCGCACGGGCCGCGCGAACGCCGCGATGTTCGCGAAGGTGTTCGTCGACTACTACGGCTCCCCGACGCCGCTGCAGCAGCTGGCCTCCTTCAACGTGGTCGAGGCGCGCACGATCCTGGTGTCGCCGTTCGACAAGTCGTCGACGACGGCGATCGAGAAGGCCCTGCGCGACTCCGACCTCGGCGTCAACCCGACCAACGACGGCAACGTCGTGCGCGTCGTGCTCCCGGCACTGACCGCCGAGCGCCGCAAGGACTTCGTCAAGCTCGCCAAGACCAAGGCCGAGGACGCGCGCATCTCGGTGCGCTCCGTGCGCCGCCGGGCCAAGGAGGAGCTCGACCGCATCGCGAAGGACGGCGAGGCGGGCGAGGACGAGGTGGCGCGCGCCGAGAAGGAGCTCGAGTCGCTCACGAAGAAGCACGTCGAGGTCGTCGACCAGCTGCTCGCCTCCAAGGAGAGCGAGCTTCTCGAGGTCTGA